Proteins encoded within one genomic window of Pygocentrus nattereri isolate fPygNat1 chromosome 9, fPygNat1.pri, whole genome shotgun sequence:
- the LOC108438075 gene encoding potassium voltage-gated channel subfamily A member 2-like — protein sequence MDEHLHLLHSNNTINITNSINVNTHNHLLSLGHAPGLTHPPEAAMTVVSCDGAPEEPNSNAAERYEPEHECCERVVINISGLRFETQLKTLAQFPETLLGDPRKRTAYFDPLRNEYFFDRNRPSFDAILYYYQSGGRVRRPVNVPIDVFTEEIRFYELGEEAMEKFREDEGFIKEEERALPAGDFQRQVWLLFEYPESSGPARGIAIVSVLVILVSIVIFCLETLPEFRDDDDSDARDARISTTPLHLLHHYPDNVQANATGTLSLSLVTAPFSDPFFVVETLCIVWFSFELLVRFFACPSKATFSKNIMNIIDIVAIIPYFITLGTELAERQQGNGGGQQAMSLAILRVIRLVRVFRIFKLSRHSKGLQILGQTLKASMRELGLLIFFLFIGVILFSSAVYFAEADDPDSGFNSIPDAFWWAVVTMTTVGYGDMHPVTIGGKIVGSLCAIAGVLTIALPVPVIVSNFNYFYHRETEGEEQAQYLHIASCQPMPASPELRGARSSSSISRSEYVAMEEALQAKHNCVNKIFTDV from the coding sequence ATGGATGAACACCTGCACCTCCTGCACTCCAATaacaccatcaacatcaccaACAGCATTAACGTCAACACGCACAACCACCTGCTGAGCCTCGGACACGCTCCAGGACTCACGCACCCGCCAGAGGCCGCGATGACCGTGGTGTCTTGCGATGGGGCACCGGAGGAGCCGAACAGCAACGCGGCGGAACGCTATGAGCCCGAGCACGAGTGCTGTGAGAGGGTGGTCATCAATATCTCAGGTCTGCGCTTTGAGACCCAGCTCAAAACCTTGGCACAGTTTCCAGAGACCCTGCTGGGAGACCCAAGGAAACGTACGGCTTACTTTGACCCGCTCCGGAACGAGTACTTTTTTGACCGGAACCGACCCAGCTTTGATGCCATCCTGTACTACTACCAGTCTGGTGGGCGTGTGAGGCGGCCTGTCAATGTGCCCATTGATGTATTTACAGAGGAGATCAGGTTTTACGAGCTCGGCGAGGAAGCCATGGAGAAGTTCCGCGAGGATGAGGGCTTCATTAAGGAAGAAGAGCGGGCGCTGCCGGCTGGAGACTTCCAGCGCCAAGTATGGCTCCTTTTCGAGTACCCAGAAAGCTCGGGTCCGGCTCGTGGCATAGCAATCGTCTCTGTTTTGGTCATCCTAGTGTCCATTGTGATCTTCTGCCTTGAGACTTTGCCTGAGTTCCGGGACGATGATGACAGCGATGCCAGGGATGCAAGGATTAGCACAACTCCTTTACATTTGCTCCATCACTACCCTGACAACGTCCAAGCTAATGCCACAGGCACACTTTCGCTCTCCTTGGTGACCGCACCCTTCTCTGATCCCTTTTTTGTAGTAGAGACGCTGTGCATTGTATGGTTCTCATTTGAGCTTCTTGTGCGTTTTTTTGCATGCCCTAGCAAAGCCACCTTCTCCAAGAACATCATGAACATTATCGATATTGTAGCCATCATTCCCTATTTCATCACGCTGGGCACTGAGCTGGCAGAAAGGCAGCAGGGAAACGGCGGTGGGCAACAGGCCATGTCCCTTGCCATCCTTCGAGTTATCAGGCTGGTGCGTGTCTTCAGGATCTTCAAGCTCTCGCGTCACTCCAAAGGCCTGCAGATTCTGGGCCAGACGCTCAAGGCTAGCATGAGGGAACTCGGGCTGCTGATCTTCTTCCTCTTCATTGGTGTCATCCTGTTCTCCAGCGCCGTTTATTTCGCCGAGGCTGATGACCCCGATTCGGGATTTAACAGCATCCCAGATGCCTTCTGGTGGGCAgtggtcaccatgacaactgtCGGATATGGAGACATGCACCCAGTTACCATCGGCGGAAAAATCGTAGGCTCCTTGTGTGCCATTGCCGGCGTGTTGACCATAGCACTTCCTGTCCCCGTTATAGTGTCCAACTTCAACTACTTCTACCACCGGGAGACAGAAGGCGAAGAGCAGGCGCAATACCTTCACATTGCCAGCTGCCAGCCCATGCCAGCTTCTCCCGAGCTAAGAGGAGCACGAAGTTCTTCTTCAATTAGCCGATCAGAATATGTGGCGATGGAGGAGGCCCTGCAGGCCAAGCACAACTGCGTCAACAAAATCTTCACGGACGTGTAG